From Flavipsychrobacter sp., a single genomic window includes:
- a CDS encoding ABC transporter ATP-binding protein, which yields MKNLASLNKYLLKYKWRLLAGMLFITISNILAVIPPVIVRNIIDQVQQNISTYRLLDDTIISKEVQAYIFKLVLWNGLLLLGLALLRGLFMFFMRQTIIVMSRFIEYDQKNEIYTHYQKLDTQFYKSHYTGDLMNRIAEDVSRVRMYVGPAIMYTINLVVLTIMCVWGMLRVSPMLTLYVIIPLPLLALTIYLVNRIIFKKSEKIQAQLSSITTTAQESYSGIRVIKSFVQEKNMLRFFNKASDEYKQSAINLSLTEAVFFPSMNLFIGLSMISTILIGGYYAIQGHITTGNIAEFIIYITMLMFPMMAIGWVASIVQRAGASQKRIDEFLNTEPTITNQEDAKEANLKGHVTFENISFTYPHTGITALKNFSLDIKPGEKVAVIGKTGSGKSTIVHLLLRMYDAQEGLLKLDDTPIQELNIQSLRAEIAYAPQEPYLFSDTIYNNIKFGKPEATESEVKEAARLADFAKDVGTLKDGYETVIGERGVMLSGGQKQRLILARAILKDSKILMLDESLSAVDTQTEQNILENFKTRLKNKTTIVITHRIFTSWTFDKIIVLDDGQIVEQGTHEELMSLNKKYAKLYRHQTEVTEEA from the coding sequence ATGAAGAATCTGGCTTCTTTAAACAAATACCTTTTAAAATATAAATGGCGATTACTGGCAGGCATGCTATTCATTACCATTTCTAATATACTGGCCGTTATACCTCCTGTTATTGTTCGTAATATAATCGACCAAGTACAACAAAACATTAGTACTTATAGATTACTGGACGATACTATAATCTCTAAAGAGGTACAGGCATATATCTTTAAGCTTGTTTTGTGGAACGGGCTACTACTACTTGGCCTAGCGTTGCTAAGAGGGTTATTCATGTTCTTCATGAGGCAAACGATCATTGTTATGTCTCGCTTTATAGAGTACGACCAAAAGAATGAGATCTACACTCATTACCAAAAACTTGATACTCAATTCTATAAAAGCCATTACACTGGCGACCTTATGAACCGTATAGCAGAAGATGTATCTCGTGTACGCATGTATGTAGGGCCTGCTATTATGTATACCATCAACCTTGTGGTACTAACCATTATGTGTGTATGGGGCATGCTACGCGTAAGCCCTATGCTAACGCTATACGTTATTATCCCTTTACCACTATTAGCACTCACCATCTATTTGGTCAACCGTATCATATTTAAAAAGAGCGAAAAGATCCAAGCGCAACTTTCATCCATCACTACTACTGCTCAAGAGTCTTATTCAGGGATTAGAGTAATAAAGTCATTCGTACAAGAGAAAAACATGCTGCGCTTTTTCAACAAGGCATCCGATGAATATAAGCAGAGTGCTATTAACCTATCACTCACAGAAGCGGTCTTCTTCCCTTCTATGAATCTATTCATAGGCTTGAGCATGATTAGCACTATTCTTATTGGTGGCTACTATGCGATACAAGGACATATTACAACAGGTAACATAGCTGAGTTCATCATCTATATCACCATGCTTATGTTCCCTATGATGGCTATAGGCTGGGTAGCATCAATAGTACAACGTGCTGGTGCTTCGCAAAAAAGAATTGATGAATTCTTAAATACCGAACCTACTATTACTAATCAGGAAGATGCTAAAGAGGCCAACTTAAAAGGCCATGTAACATTTGAAAATATTTCCTTTACCTATCCACACACAGGTATTACTGCTTTGAAAAACTTTTCACTAGATATAAAACCAGGTGAAAAAGTGGCTGTAATAGGAAAAACTGGCTCAGGAAAATCTACTATTGTACATCTTCTGTTAAGAATGTATGATGCTCAAGAGGGTCTACTTAAACTGGATGATACGCCTATTCAAGAGTTGAACATACAAAGCCTTCGTGCCGAAATAGCTTATGCACCACAAGAGCCTTATCTATTCTCTGATACCATATACAATAATATCAAATTTGGTAAACCTGAGGCTACAGAAAGTGAAGTAAAAGAAGCCGCTCGACTTGCTGATTTTGCTAAAGACGTAGGAACATTGAAAGACGGTTATGAAACGGTTATTGGCGAGCGTGGCGTAATGCTTTCAGGAGGGCAAAAACAGCGTTTGATACTAGCCCGTGCAATACTCAAGGATAGTAAAATATTGATGCTAGACGAATCGCTGTCTGCAGTAGATACCCAAACAGAGCAAAACATCTTAGAAAACTTCAAGACAAGACTAAAGAATAAAACAACTATTGTCATCACCCACAGAATATTTACCAGTTGGACCTTTGATAAGATAATTGTACTGGATGACGGCCAAATAGTAGAGCAAGGTACGCATGAAGAGCTAATGAGCTTAAATAAGAAATATGCTAAGCTCTACCGCCACCAAACGGAAGTAACAGAAGAAGCATAA
- a CDS encoding M28 family peptidase has protein sequence MKNILAAILLPAALCTTLEVAAQKKSDKKIVKQLKQDIGYLASDELKGRRTGSAGEEAAANYIIKYYKEQGVSAYKDKYIYPFTFVNGRKVGAATTIQLGNEKVPTDIAFPLPFSANATVDAKLIPEVFEQDNVWMISLYADAEEAKNPHFDWEKAAFKKVLDAAKHGATGVLLYDKYGAKYEPQFNKKSSFENLDIPSAFLSHKGYKEYAEENEEELMLHMSIDIEKTNLTGNNIAGYVDNGATYTVVLGAHYDHLGMGEDGNSRYTGKEPQIHNGADDNASGTAALMQLASWVKNSSFKQYNYLFVHFSAEELGLIGSKAFVEDMSLDSSSIAYMINMDMVGRLNDSTHALTVGGVGTAKVWGNVIVNDNFKVSIDSSGVGPSDHSSFYHQGIPVLFFFTGTHTDYHKPEDDADKINYEGEAAIIKYVYNVVGKMEQEPKPKFSPTKQKDIGKVRFKVTLGIMPDYAFQGEGVRVDGVTEARPAQVAGVKGGDIITAIGKLEIKGMQTYMEALAEFNVGDETTVTVKREGKEMTMPLIFTPKEKKH, from the coding sequence ATGAAAAATATACTAGCAGCTATATTGCTCCCGGCTGCATTGTGTACTACTCTTGAGGTAGCTGCACAGAAAAAATCAGATAAAAAAATAGTAAAGCAGTTGAAGCAGGATATAGGTTATCTGGCTTCTGACGAGTTGAAAGGTCGCCGCACAGGCTCTGCAGGTGAAGAGGCTGCTGCTAACTATATTATTAAATATTACAAAGAGCAGGGTGTAAGTGCTTATAAAGACAAGTATATCTACCCATTTACCTTTGTTAATGGTAGGAAAGTAGGTGCAGCTACTACTATTCAGCTTGGGAATGAGAAAGTGCCTACAGATATCGCATTCCCGCTACCGTTTAGTGCGAATGCAACAGTAGATGCCAAGTTGATACCTGAAGTATTTGAACAGGATAACGTATGGATGATATCCCTGTATGCTGACGCAGAAGAAGCTAAAAACCCTCACTTTGATTGGGAAAAAGCAGCATTTAAAAAAGTACTTGATGCAGCAAAGCATGGAGCAACAGGAGTGTTGCTTTATGATAAATATGGTGCTAAATACGAACCTCAGTTCAATAAGAAATCAAGCTTTGAAAACTTAGATATTCCATCCGCCTTTTTAAGTCATAAAGGCTACAAAGAATATGCTGAAGAAAATGAGGAAGAGTTGATGCTACATATGAGTATTGACATTGAAAAGACGAATTTGACAGGTAATAACATTGCGGGTTATGTGGATAATGGTGCTACATATACCGTTGTACTTGGTGCGCATTACGATCACTTAGGTATGGGTGAAGATGGCAACAGCCGCTATACAGGTAAAGAGCCACAGATACATAACGGGGCAGATGACAATGCAAGTGGTACAGCTGCTTTGATGCAATTAGCTAGTTGGGTGAAGAACAGCAGCTTTAAACAATATAATTATTTGTTCGTTCACTTCTCGGCAGAAGAGCTGGGTCTTATAGGTTCAAAGGCTTTTGTCGAAGATATGTCTTTAGATAGCAGTAGCATTGCCTATATGATCAATATGGATATGGTAGGCAGGCTGAACGATAGCACACATGCACTTACTGTTGGAGGTGTAGGTACTGCTAAAGTGTGGGGTAATGTTATTGTCAACGATAACTTTAAGGTGTCTATTGATAGTTCTGGTGTAGGCCCTTCCGATCATAGTTCGTTCTACCATCAAGGTATTCCCGTATTATTCTTCTTTACAGGTACACATACCGATTATCACAAGCCAGAAGATGATGCAGATAAGATAAACTACGAAGGAGAGGCTGCTATCATAAAATATGTATACAATGTAGTGGGCAAAATGGAACAAGAGCCAAAGCCTAAGTTCTCTCCTACCAAGCAAAAGGATATTGGTAAGGTTCGTTTTAAAGTTACCTTAGGTATTATGCCAGACTACGCTTTTCAAGGCGAAGGAGTACGTGTAGATGGTGTAACAGAGGCTCGTCCGGCACAAGTAGCAGGAGTAAAAGGAGGTGATATTATTACTGCTATTGGTAAATTGGAAATAAAGGGCATGCAAACCTATATGGAAGCATTAGCAGAATTTAATGTGGGGGATGAGACTACAGTAACCGTTAAGCGTGAAGGTAAAGAAATGACCATGCCTTTGATCTTTACACCGAAAGAGAAAAAGCACTAA